From Falco cherrug isolate bFalChe1 chromosome 4, bFalChe1.pri, whole genome shotgun sequence, one genomic window encodes:
- the SLC39A3 gene encoding zinc transporter ZIP3 produces MKIVVAKVLCLLGICVLMLAGSLLPVKIIEADYEKAYRSRKVLALCNSFGGGVFLATCFNTLLPAVREKLDEVLRQGNVTTDYPVAETIMMVGFFVTVFVEQLVLTFQKEKPSFIDLETFNAGSDVGSDSEYESPFIASSRGRTVYSEHGHHSHSHGLNIHELSRSSPLRLIGLVFALCTHSIFEGLALGLQEEGGKIMSLFLGVAIHETLVAVALGISMAKTSLPLKDAVKMAVTVSLMIPLGISIGMGIESTQNAASSITSLLLQGIAGGTFLFITFFEILAKELEDKSDRLLKVLFLVLGYTALAGLVFFKW; encoded by the exons ATGAAGATCGTGGTGGCCAAAGTGCTGTGTCTGCTGGGCATCTGTGTCCTCATGCTGGCTGGGTCCCTCCTCCCCGTCAAGATAATTGAGGCCGATTATGAGAAAGCCTATCGGTCCAGGAAGGTCCTTGCCCTCTGCAATTCTTTTGGAGGAGGGGTCTTCCTGGCTACCTGCTTCAACaccttgctgcctgctgtgagAGAAAAG CTTGACGAAGTTCTTAGGCAGGGGAACGTGACCACAGACTACCCGGTGGCTGAGACCATCATGATGGTTGGCTTCTTTGTGACAGTCTTTGTGGAGCAGCTCGTCTTGACCTTCCAGAAGGAAAAGCCTTCCTTCATTGATTTGGAGACCTTCAATGCCGGTTCAGATGTGGGGAGCGACTCTGAATACGAGAGTCCCTTCATCGCATCTTCCCGAGGGCGCACGGTGTACAGTGAACATGGTCACCACTCCCACAGCCACGGCTTGAATATCCATGAGCTTTCCCGCTCCAGCCCCTTACGGCTCATCGGGCTGGTGTTTGCTTTGTGTACACACTCCATCTTCGAGGGACTGGCCCTGGGCTTGCAGGAGGAGGGCGGCAAAATCATGAGCTTGTTCCTAGGAGTTGCCATTCATGAGACACTGGTAGCAGTGGCATTGGGCATCAGCATGGCTAAGACCTCGTTGCCACTGAAGGATGCCGTGAAGATGGCTGTGACAGTAAGCCTGATGATTCCTCTGGGCATTAGCATTGGGATGGGGATTGAGAGCACCCAAAATGCAGCCAGCAGCATTACTTCCCTGCTCCTGCAAGGCATTGCAGGGGGCACTTTCTTGTTCATTACCTTCTTTGAGATCCTTGCAAAGGAGCTGGAAGACAAGAGTGACCGTCTCTTGAAGGTTCTTTTCCTGGTGCTGGGCTACACGGCTCTGGCTGGGCTGGTCTTCTTCAAGTGGTGA